The following DNA comes from Hordeum vulgare subsp. vulgare chromosome 3H, MorexV3_pseudomolecules_assembly, whole genome shotgun sequence.
CGTTTCATTTAGATGGATCCACGGACCACCATGTGTACGGCCCGAATTAAACCAGCATTCAAGCTCATATATTTCCTGTTTTAGTAATTACTCCGTGTGTGAGTATATGGGTACTCTCACAGCTAGCCAGTGTGTGCTTTGAAGTTTGAACAGATCGATCTAAGTACATTCTCTCATATATGATCAAGTACATGTACACAAATCACTCGTACGTATGTACTGTACTACTGTATTAGTGTACACTCAGTTATTTTAGGCAGTGCATTCATTTAGATAGATCTGGCGGACAGCCATGCATATCCATGTATATGGGCCCGAATTAAACCTGCAACCAAAATTAGTCTGTTGATGTTTCAACCGGGCTCCGTCCAATAATGGCCCGGCGTTCCAATAATTTGCTCGGCTTACATTAATTGTTCACGACCCagagcaaaaacaaaaaaaagtccTTCGAGGTCGAGCGGCCAATTATTCTTGCCGCCAACCTAACGAATTCCAGAGGATCACTGTTAATCACGCCGGTCGGATCAAGAACCAATGGCGCCCTCTACCAAGCTGCCTCAGGAGCCGCAGTAACCTCCTGTGACCTGCGCCTCCCTAGCGCGTGGAGGGATACTCGTGATGAAAGATTTTCGCTCAAACGGGCAATAGTTTATTCTTAGCATTAATTTGTGAGACCGGGCAAGCCATCATGAAACGTGGATCTCAACTTATCATGTCAAACGCATCACACAAATGGAACTACATCATGtatgtcaaagtgaagatgcgatgatcattgtattgaagatcaatagagagagagagagagagattgccatctacaaactagctatggacccgtatatctgtgatgaactactcacacatcatcatgagggcagcaagggtgATGAAGATGTCCTCCttaatcgatcccccctccggcagtgtgTCAGAACGGAGCTTCAGATgacctcccgtcggaacagagacttgcagcagcGTAAAAATTGTTTCGGATCTGCTTTCAGGTTTTTTAGGTTGTGTGAGAATTAATAAGCCAGAGAACGAAgtcgggagggcctcgaggggcctacaagccaacagggcgccccttAGGCCGCGATggcttggcttgtggggccctcgtgtgccccCAACGTTCCTCCGATGCTtggtggtcttcttttggttcagAGAAAATCTCAAAAAAAaatcaggtcaattggacttctttTGATAtggtaaacctgaaaagtgaaaaacgttcagaaaacaacaactaacactgggcactgggtcaatagactAGTGTtaaaatataaattggtaaataaatattccaaaaatattctaaaATAATAATACATTAGCAtataacaataaaaaattatagatacgttaaagatgtatcaagcatccgcaagcttaattcATGTTCGCCTCGAGTaaataaatgataaaaacagaatttttaatGTTACATGCTAACCactatgtaaccttatgcatgtatgctcattgagaaatgacaAATTAATACACATTagcatagcaatacttataggtataagaagCAAAATAGTTAATCTTTAAAAATAATacaatcctcaaagattgttttaccccattcatcttattatattagcaaggcatgacttcatcttcatcatattaatataaatgtcaagcaccatgatGTCCAAGTTATTCAATTATTCTTGCCGCCAACCTAACGAATTCCGAAGGATGGATAGGGGCCATACAAATTCCTGTTAATTCACGCCAGCCGGAACCAGAACCAACGGCGCCACCACCCACACCAACGGATCCAGAACCTCCTGTGACCTGTGCCTCCCTAGCGCGTGGAGGGATAGTCGTGATGAAAGATTTTCGCTCAAATGGGCAACAGTTCGTTCTTAGTGTAAATTTATGAGACCGGGCAAGCCATCATGAAACGTGGATCTCAACTTATCATGTCAATATAGGTGGACTAAGAACTATATTTTGAACGTGTGTGTGGCGATattgcatgatgcatatgtagttttcCAGATACTAGTGCATAACTGCATGGATtgtgtgtggtagttcttgcattAAGAAAATAAGGACGATGCATGGTCATAGTAGGAGTAACTAAGCTGATATAACAAAGCATATTTCAGGATAAGTTTGCTTATGTGGTATGTACTTAATGAAAAAAAAAGTGTTTGGGGTGTTACCGTAATAGTATAACGCAATTCAAAACTAAATGAGTCTACAATCTAACAAATGCAATCATTTATGATACGTACTACTCAATATAAAGATAGTGGCATAGACTAGTGTCATGCATACATTAGTCTAAGTTACTCCCCACCATGACTAGTCTAATGTACTCTGCTTTAATCTGCAGGTGACTCTGGCGCTACAACCTTTGTTCAAGCGCTCAACTACGTTCATCCGGCGGGACGACGATGACCTCGCGGAGCGGATGCCCGAGTTCGGCCGCGAGCACGAGTTCGCCGATATTTCCTGGTATCCGGGTCTACGGCGAGCGGTGTACCGcctggatgacaggcttcccttgAACGCTTCTGGCGAGGGTGTATTCGACTTCATCGGCTTCCGCCCCACCTCAACCCTGGTGATCCGAGAAGTTCGGCTGGCGGAGGAGCTGTTGGAGCAGGAAGGCGGCCGTAACAACAAGTGCCTCATGTCGACGGTGATCCGCACATCGTTGTCGGTGGCCGGGTACGGGCTGGCCCGGAGGAGCGGCTGGCCGTTCACAGGGTACCCGGTGGTAGGGCGCCAAGATCGGATGCAGGCGTCGGGTGGTTGTTTGACTGCGCCGGAGGACGCGCTCCGGACGGCCTGCCCTTGGGACCCTCGCGTGAGGGGCACCACCTTCTTCCACCAGACCGCCTTCAGCATGCCCGTGAGCCGCGCCAGGGCATTCATCGAGGAGATCCGGCAGCTGCGTGACCTAAACCCCGAGTCTCTCTGCGGCATCGACATCTACAACGGGATCCTCATCCGCTACATCAAGGCGTCCACCGCGCACCTCGGGAAGGCGGCGGTGCGCGGGGAGTCGGACGACATGGTGGAGTTCGACATGACCTACTACCGCAGCCAGGATCCCGGGAGGGCACGCCTCCATGAGGACGTCCTGGAGGAGATCGAGCAAATGGGACTGTTCAAGTACGGTGGGCTGCCGCACTGGGGCAAGAACCGCAACCTCGCCTTCCTCGGCGTTGAACGTAAGTACCCAGGAATGCGTGACTTCCTGCGCGTCAAGGGCGCATATGACCCTGACGGCCTCTTCTCCAACGAGTGGAGCGACATGATGCTCGGCATTGCTAGTGGCACACCGACAAACAATGCGCCTGGGTGTGCGTTGGAAGGAATGTGCGTGTGCTCGCAGGATAAACACTGCGCTCCGGAGCAAGGCTATGTCTGCATGCCCGGCAAGGTCTACAAGGATGCCAGGGTCTGCACCAAAGTGTAGCCCATGCTTCCGTAATCCGTATCCATCCATCTTGCACGGCTAACTCACACTTTGAAATTTGGAGTACACCAAtctcatcgattgccaaaatttaTACGTTTCGGTTACAGTACTATCTTCCCTTAGTATCACAAAATAAATAACTTGTGCACATGAGACCATCTTTGTGCAAGTTGCCCGAAATTTGGTTGTTTTTCAGTCATTTTTTCTGTGACGTTGGATTGGCAGCAAAGACCACCGATTAATTTTAAACTGGATGAACGTGAACGTACAATTTGCGGTGAATTCTATTTGACGTTTGCTAGGTCAATCTTCAGCCATCCGAAGAGCCATCGCTCCCGCGGGAGCCAAAAAAACATCACGTCTGATGCATGATTTCTAGGCAGTATATACTCCATCCATCCGGAAATAAGTATATATCTACCTTTGTTCTACGTCAAAGTTTTAAAATTTTGACCAAGTTCATAGAAAAGAATAATAGCATATATGACATCAAATTGATACACTACGAAACTACATTTCGAAATGAATCTAGTGATACTAATTTAGTGCCATAAATGCTGCTAATTTTTCCTATAAAGTCAGTCAAAATTTTAAAACTTTGACTTAGGACAAAAGTTAGATGTACATTTATTTtcgtacggagggagtacattttagCCTTACTTCCCTTCAAAATGATGATGCGTGCAGACCCCCTACTTCAATTGACACCGGTTCTATAACAATAAGAAAGGGAAATAAAAATCAAACGAATCCGAATATAACCAACATATCACACAAATATTATGGAACTGATGCCAATTTTGGGGGTTCCGAGTGAATGCCCTCGGGTGCGTTAGATCCCTTGCAACAATCCTAAAGCATTTGCTTCGACACCTCCGCTCGAAGCAAACTACGAGCTAACGGTGGTACACAGTTCGCTCAGAATGGCATTGCGCGAACATGTTTCAGGATGGAAAATCGAATATGGCTATGACTAACTCATTGCTCGCACAACTCAAATCTCCATCACACATCTCCATGCATATTACATCAGCTACTACACATGATGTCACATCTGCATGTTCactctcttttcttttctcttctctCTCCGAAACAAATCCATCCATTTTATTTCACCTTTCCTAACTTAAATCATTTATATCTTCTAAACCAACATTCTGATTTCAAAATAAATTAGTTCACTATAATCATGATGCAAAGACCTTTAGAATAAGACTAATATTGAATTATTATTTTGTGAAATATTACATTTACCTAGCCAGTACTTTGTATGAAAAGTTTGAAGAACTTTGTGGTATAATTCAATAAACTACAGGAGTTCAAGAACTTTCTGAATACTAGGTCTGCACTTTGTCAGAAATATTAAAGAACTTTGCTAGAAAATCTATTTAGAACTGAAGAGCTATATAAACAGCTTGTCCGAACTTTGCTAGAAACAGTGAAGTACTCTTCACTCAATATGTTTAAACTAGTCCAAATATATTCAACATTGGTCTTGTTATAAAGGTCTTTGCGCCAGAGGttcaaatatataaaaataaataaaattgaaATATCGGTTTAGAAGATATAAGCGATTTAAGTTTATAAAGGGGTAATAAAAAGATggatttgtttgggagagagaagagagaggtaCAAGCAACCTGTTGATTTGACCTGCATGTGAAATGATTGATTTGACCTACATGCCGGATGGATGGACCTGATATGGGTTGTGCGCGCAATGGGCTAGACAAAATCCACGTCCGATGGAAAATTGTGTTATGGAAGCATTGCATTTTTCACCATTTTACATTGATACAACGCAAATTCCTTCAGCAATATGGCAAATCTTGAGCATGGCAATTTTATCATTTTCTTGTTTTGGGCTGGAATTTTTCCATCTTTGCATCATTGTAAATCCTTGAAAACACATGGCAGTTACTCCCATGCAGCTTGGAAATTTCCTGAGATTTTCACATATAACATGGCAAAATTTCAATAACATGGCAAATTCTTCTGTTTTTGCATGAAAATTCTGAAGTGTTTGAAGCGTTCACTAGGATGAATTTTTTAGTGAACAAAAACGTTTTTACCCGGCTAAGGGAACGGTGGTTCTCTCAGATTATCTCACAAAAGATACGTCCAATGTACATTGGCGTGCTATCACATTCGATGACTCGTTGACAACTTCCTCAACCCAAGCTTCCATCTCCTGCTCGAGGCATTGGCTTGCCCGTGCCAGTACATGAAAGGCGGATGTAGGTGAGTTTgaccgggcgggggggggggggggggggggggggtgatactCGTCAGGTTCGCACGAGTGATTTGACCAAGGTTCATGCAGCTATGGAAGAGGTAATACCCTACTGCTGGTGCATGTTTACTTGGCCTCATATGAGGAAGGTGTCAGTATAGGGACCATACAAATGTGAGTGTCCTTGTTGCGATGCACGAGCATGGGTGCCTACCGTTGACTTATATAGAGTTGACAAGGCTATGATTTGTAGCAGTCGAGTTGGTCGGGTTATGGTAACAACATATTGGTCGTGCGCCACTCCTAGTTAAGgttggttgtaatgggtagtatcatatactatactagtatcatgcatatgatactagtagatgataccacatccgtaaggctggtcatagtggggagtaacatatagtagtatcatgcatatgatattattgtatgatactaccttcatagtgcatagtatcataaattagtatcatagatgaccttatttattgacatgcatgacacatagtagcatagcatttaacatgttacggcatcaacctatgttactctaatcctctttttttttaattatgtgccacatcagcatgtttgctattcCCGAGTACATGATACCACattagttactcccactatggtcaacctaatgcatagtatcatctgttagtatcatagagtagttcatttattgtcattcAATACACATAGTagtacatcatttaatatgatacaatatcataatatgatactcaactctctctttcttcatttaattctatgccacctcattAAAATTGCTTAGTAAGTTTGCATGATACTATCTATGATACTCCAATTACGGGCAGCCTAAACGCATTGTGGCAACACTCTTATTAATTAAGTTCTAACATTCATCTTGATGACTCCTAAAACCGAAACGGCTAGGTTTTGAGGAATGCGACCAGCCTAATGGGCTTCACGGAATGCACCAGCCATGTGGGCCTCCTGCAGTGGAGTTGGGTCATCCTGGCCTGCTAGGACAAGTTTTTCTTGGGGCTATCTCGGATGAATCCTGCCAACAGCGTTCAGTGCTCGTTTCATCTGAGCGGGTTTTCTTCCCTAAAAACAATATCTGAGCGGATTTTCTTCCCTTAGTCTGTTTTGCTTTTCGCTAGTTTTTTTATTTGGGGTTTTTCTattggttttatttttttataataCTTTTTCCATATTTTCATTTGAAACATTACTTACCATTCCTTTTGGATTTTTGTTGAAGTTCTAATTTACATGAATGTTTTTTAacatagttttaaaaataggaccgGACCAGCGGTCGGACCAGGAAAAAAGGGAACCGACGCCCCTTTTAGTTTTTTATGTTAAAAAGACTGACCTGCAATTGGACCGAAAAAATCCAGATGGACCGGCCGGTGTTTACATGAACCAGGCATATAAAACCGGCAGTTGAACCAGTGCCATacacaaaaatagaaaataacCCGCATGAAAGGGAATTCAAACCCAGTATGCTAGATATAGGTGTATAAGTTGCACCTTTGGCCCAATAGCCATCTTGGCTAGCCAACTATTTTTTCAACTTTAAGTAAATGATTATATCTTACATCTATTAAGTATGACACTAGTACACAAACTGTATTATTTATGGTATTGCAAACCAGGAATCGAACCGGTGAACTGGCGGTCCAATCGATAAAAACCTGAACTGCGGCTTCGCCCGTTCGGTCATCGGTTCGGTTTTTTAAACCATGCttttaaaaatatgcaaaatttaAAAGTGTTCACAAACATGAAATTATTTGTGAAAATTAAAAACATTCATTAATTTTTGAAAATGTGTATTAAAAagttcatgaactttggaaatgtTGTTGATTTAAGAAGATACTTCTAAATTTTAATAAAATGCTATAATTTAATAAATATTATAATATTTGAACAATATTCACGAAATTTAAGAAGGATCCTCGGGTGTAAAGACACAACATGATATGGCTGATTGGCCCGCTCATGATGGGTGAGTCTATGTGTGGCATTATGTGAAGCCAATAGTGGGCTGGTCAAGTAACCGCGTGGTTTTCGTCACGCTGATGTCAAGCAGACGCTGCTCTgatgttttattttatttacaAAATACCTTATGAAAAATAGTAAATACTTATATTAAGAAGAAATAGTTTATTTCCTGAATGTTTTTCTtcacatatttaaaaaatataaatGCACTGTAAACTATGTACGTCCAAATTTTTGTACCATTGAAACAAATGAATCTGACATTTCAAAAGTGTCAGGCTTTTCCTAAACAATGTAATTGACATTTAGTTAAAAAATACATTTGAGGAAAAATATAAACTACATTTAGGAAAATGCTAACGCATTCTGAACAAATGTTTGTGTCACTTTTAGAAACATTAAACAATGTAAATTAATGTTCGCATAGTTCAAAATGTTTTGTATCATACAAAAATAATGTAACTTacattaaaataaaaataatacctTTCAAGAAAAATGTACGCTACATTTTGAAAAATGCTAACGCGTTCCACACAAATGTT
Coding sequences within:
- the LOC123441004 gene encoding L-gulonolactone oxidase 2-like, yielding MNPVQLPVLLLMILSAPAADRLATASPPPDPVQCSSSDGKADCTVSSAYGVFPDRSTCNASAVVYPSSEEELVRAVANATATRTKMKVTTRYSHSVPKLACPGAGDGRGLAISTRWLNRVVGVDAVRMEMTVESGITLRELIAAAADAGLALPYSPYWWGLTVGGMLGTGAHGSSLWGKGSAIHEYVVRMRIVTPAPAADEYAKVRVLTSADPEMDAAKVSLGVLGVISQVTLALQPLFKRSTTFIRRDDDDLAERMPEFGREHEFADISWYPGLRRAVYRLDDRLPLNASGEGVFDFIGFRPTSTLVIREVRLAEELLEQEGGRNNKCLMSTVIRTSLSVAGYGLARRSGWPFTGYPVVGRQDRMQASGGCLTAPEDALRTACPWDPRVRGTTFFHQTAFSMPVSRARAFIEEIRQLRDLNPESLCGIDIYNGILIRYIKASTAHLGKAAVRGESDDMVEFDMTYYRSQDPGRARLHEDVLEEIEQMGLFKYGGLPHWGKNRNLAFLGVERKYPGMRDFLRVKGAYDPDGLFSNEWSDMMLGIASGTPTNNAPGCALEGMCVCSQDKHCAPEQGYVCMPGKVYKDARVCTKV